A single window of Kitasatospora sp. HUAS MG31 DNA harbors:
- a CDS encoding SDR family oxidoreductase — protein sequence MRVVIAGGHGQIAMRLEKLLTGRGDEAVGLIRNPAQTGDLEALGARAVVCDLESAAAGDLADHLRGADAVVFAAGAGPGSGAARKETVDRAAAVLLADAARIAGVRRYLLVSSMGLERAGAAGLDPQFDAYLRAKAAAEEELRLRPLDWTILRPGALTDDPGTGRIRLGPPPAPWGSVPRDDVARTLLALLDTPATAAGTFELTSGDDPVEAAVGRLVTGG from the coding sequence ATGCGAGTGGTGATCGCGGGTGGACACGGGCAGATCGCGATGCGGCTGGAGAAGCTGCTCACCGGACGCGGGGACGAGGCCGTCGGCCTGATCCGGAACCCCGCCCAGACCGGCGACCTGGAGGCGCTCGGCGCCCGGGCGGTGGTCTGCGACCTCGAATCGGCCGCCGCCGGCGACCTGGCGGACCACCTGCGCGGGGCCGACGCGGTGGTCTTCGCCGCCGGCGCCGGCCCGGGCAGCGGAGCCGCCCGGAAGGAGACGGTGGACCGCGCCGCGGCCGTCCTGCTCGCCGACGCCGCCCGGATCGCCGGGGTTCGCCGGTACCTGCTGGTCAGCTCGATGGGCCTGGAACGGGCCGGTGCCGCCGGCCTCGACCCCCAGTTCGACGCCTACCTGCGGGCCAAGGCCGCCGCCGAGGAGGAGCTCCGCCTCCGCCCGCTGGACTGGACGATCCTCCGTCCCGGCGCGCTCACCGACGACCCCGGAACCGGCCGGATCCGGCTCGGCCCGCCGCCCGCCCCCTGGGGCTCCGTCCCCCGCGACGACGTCGCCCGCACCCTCCTCGCCCTGCTCGACACCCCGGCCACCGCCGCCGGGACCTTCGAGCTCACCTCCGGCGACGACCCCGTGGAGGCCGCGGTCGGCCGCCTGGTCACCGGCGGCTGA
- a CDS encoding HAD family hydrolase — MLGLPDHIHAFLFDLDGVLTQTAEVHAAAWKRTFDAFLRAEAERTDEEFVPFDQVTDYDRYVDGRPRLDGTRTFLASRGIDLPEGTEQDPPGTRTVQGLSGAKNDTVLRLIREEGVRPYPGSVEYLHRLRVLGLPRAVVSSSANCRDVLRAAGIDGLFEVVVDGLVARREQLAGKPAPDTYLAAARALDTPPEHAAVFEDALAGVASGRAGGFGAVVGVDRAGQAAELRAHGADLVVADLSELIEGEPV, encoded by the coding sequence ATGCTGGGGCTTCCGGACCACATCCACGCGTTCCTCTTCGACCTCGACGGCGTGCTCACCCAGACCGCCGAGGTCCACGCCGCCGCCTGGAAGAGGACCTTCGACGCCTTCCTCCGCGCCGAGGCGGAACGCACCGACGAGGAGTTCGTCCCGTTCGACCAGGTCACCGACTACGACCGGTACGTCGACGGCCGGCCACGCCTCGACGGCACCCGCACCTTCCTCGCCTCCCGTGGCATCGACCTCCCCGAGGGCACCGAACAGGACCCGCCCGGCACCCGGACCGTCCAGGGCCTGAGCGGCGCCAAGAACGACACCGTGCTCCGCCTGATCCGCGAGGAGGGCGTGCGGCCCTACCCCGGCTCGGTGGAGTACCTGCACCGGCTGCGGGTGCTCGGCCTGCCCCGGGCCGTGGTCTCCTCCAGCGCCAACTGCCGGGACGTGCTGCGCGCCGCCGGCATCGACGGACTGTTCGAGGTGGTGGTGGACGGCCTGGTCGCCCGGCGGGAGCAGCTGGCCGGCAAACCCGCCCCCGACACCTACCTGGCCGCCGCCCGGGCCCTGGACACCCCGCCCGAGCACGCCGCCGTGTTCGAGGACGCCCTGGCCGGCGTCGCCTCCGGCCGGGCCGGCGGGTTCGGCGCCGTGGTCGGCGTCGACCGCGCCGGCCAGGCCGCCGAACTCCGCGCCCACGGCGCCGACCTGGTCGTCGCGGACCTGTCCGAACTCATCGAGGGGGAGCCGGTATGA
- a CDS encoding low temperature requirement protein A produces the protein MTVDSAPTPGPLNPPAAGAPPAADLADPAELRVSPLELFFDLVFVFTVTQLTDSLAHHLGAAGLARVLVMLAVIWWMYDAFIWLTNAMPPTTHPRRGLLLLGMGGFLVISLSVPHAFEGSGVAFGWAYLLVVAVHTGLFAAAGVEFGPVLRMGLLNLVGAALVVAGGYLQGTVQLLLWMLAFGLQFAIPYLVDLPSFRLRSGHFVERHGLVIIIAFGESVIAIGVGAGDTDLTGTLVATAMLTLGVCVALWWAYFGREDDEHAVRFMAGLDDARRNHLAVRIYNLGHYALLLGVILFAAGAKTAVAHPTGTLGTAEAGALAAGVTLFLAANTAIRRTLGLTPLLPRLTAAVLAAATVPLGTGVCALAQVAAVLAVLAAALAHEELRPA, from the coding sequence GTGACCGTCGACTCCGCGCCCACCCCGGGCCCCCTGAACCCGCCGGCCGCCGGGGCCCCGCCCGCCGCCGACCTCGCCGACCCGGCCGAACTGCGGGTCAGCCCGCTGGAACTGTTCTTCGACCTGGTCTTCGTCTTCACCGTCACCCAGCTCACCGACAGCCTCGCCCACCACCTGGGCGCCGCCGGCCTGGCCCGGGTGCTGGTGATGCTGGCGGTGATCTGGTGGATGTACGACGCCTTCATCTGGCTGACCAACGCGATGCCGCCCACCACGCACCCCCGGCGCGGCCTGCTACTGCTCGGCATGGGCGGGTTCCTGGTGATCTCGCTGTCCGTCCCGCACGCCTTCGAGGGCAGCGGGGTGGCCTTCGGCTGGGCGTACCTGCTGGTGGTGGCCGTACACACCGGGCTTTTCGCGGCGGCCGGGGTCGAGTTCGGGCCGGTGCTGCGGATGGGCCTGCTCAACCTGGTCGGCGCGGCCCTGGTGGTGGCCGGCGGGTACCTCCAGGGGACGGTCCAACTCCTGCTCTGGATGCTGGCGTTCGGGCTGCAGTTCGCCATCCCGTACCTGGTCGACCTGCCGAGCTTCCGGCTGCGGTCGGGCCACTTCGTGGAACGGCACGGGCTGGTGATCATCATCGCCTTCGGCGAGAGCGTGATCGCCATAGGCGTCGGGGCCGGCGACACGGACCTCACCGGCACCCTGGTCGCCACCGCGATGCTCACCCTCGGCGTCTGCGTCGCGCTCTGGTGGGCCTACTTCGGCCGCGAGGACGACGAGCACGCCGTGCGGTTCATGGCCGGCCTGGACGACGCCCGCCGCAACCACCTGGCCGTCCGGATCTACAACCTCGGCCACTACGCACTGCTCCTCGGCGTCATCCTGTTCGCCGCCGGGGCCAAGACCGCGGTCGCCCACCCGACCGGCACCCTCGGTACCGCGGAGGCCGGCGCCCTCGCCGCCGGGGTCACCCTCTTCCTCGCGGCCAACACCGCCATCCGCCGCACCCTGGGCCTCACCCCGCTGCTGCCTCGCCTGACCGCGGCCGTCCTGGCGGCGGCCACCGTCCCGCTCGGCACCGGCGTCTGCGCCCTGGCCCAGGTCGCCGCCGTCCTCGCGGTCCTGGCCGCCGCCCTCGCCCACGAGGAACTCCGCCCCGCCTGA
- a CDS encoding VOC family protein, whose amino-acid sequence MPEVTTRYQPGTPCWVDLMAADQQAALDFYRDLFGWQGEIGPAEFGGYAVCTLNGRPVAGIGPAVAMGDQPPPPTVWTTYLATDDADATLAAVTENGGTVIAPVMDVGTTGRMLIAADATGAVFGAWQPVDFIGAQVVNEPGALTWNELYTSDPQLAQAFYPAVFGVRMPPREGERKHWGLDVAGRTVGGVRTLDDLPPGTPSHWLTYFEVDDADSTVDALVRAGGSVLVPPFDAPYGRTAVVQDPQGSVFAMIRVPR is encoded by the coding sequence ATGCCCGAGGTCACCACCCGCTACCAGCCCGGCACCCCGTGCTGGGTCGACCTGATGGCCGCGGACCAGCAGGCCGCGCTCGACTTCTACCGCGACCTCTTCGGCTGGCAGGGCGAGATCGGCCCGGCCGAGTTCGGCGGCTACGCCGTCTGCACCCTCAACGGCCGCCCGGTGGCGGGCATCGGCCCCGCCGTGGCCATGGGCGACCAGCCCCCGCCGCCCACCGTCTGGACCACCTACCTCGCCACCGACGACGCGGACGCCACCCTCGCCGCGGTCACCGAGAACGGCGGCACCGTGATCGCCCCGGTGATGGACGTCGGCACCACCGGCCGGATGCTGATCGCCGCCGACGCCACCGGCGCCGTGTTCGGCGCCTGGCAGCCGGTGGACTTCATCGGCGCACAGGTGGTCAACGAGCCCGGCGCGCTCACCTGGAACGAGCTCTACACCTCCGACCCGCAGCTCGCCCAGGCCTTCTACCCCGCCGTCTTCGGCGTCCGGATGCCTCCGAGGGAGGGCGAGCGGAAGCACTGGGGCCTCGACGTGGCCGGCCGGACGGTCGGCGGCGTCCGCACCCTCGACGACCTCCCGCCCGGCACCCCCTCGCACTGGCTGACCTACTTCGAGGTGGACGACGCCGACAGCACCGTGGACGCCCTGGTCAGGGCCGGCGGCTCGGTCCTGGTCCCGCCCTTCGACGCGCCCTACGGCCGGACGGCGGTCGTCCAGGACCCGCAGGGCTCCGTCTTCGCCATGATCCGGGTCCCGCGGTAG
- a CDS encoding DNA glycosylase AlkZ-like family protein, with the protein MANSGNPVAKLRAWWAHRQWLDGTRAGASAAEALAATGWARSVGGAAPYLGLFARTGLGREAVDAAVAGLEIHELPSARGCTYVLPAQDFALGLAAGAGAPEADIASAVKHLGVTRDEIEKLCLTIAQILPEEGPMDPPAIREAAGSAVRSLGEAGKKRGQSTTLPLALGLLQSRGRIRRVPVNGRLDQQRYGYVGWDQPVRGSAAELAERYFAWAAPASVKHFRWFSGFTAATAKAALGPLDLVELPGTDLLMPAELADAFEDFTPPAEPAYALLAGIDGIHLLHRDLPRLLDEADAERPTPAARAGRSFGTEADPQSHVVVDRGRIVGLWEYDTEQREIVHQLFVPADAALREAIARTEAFVRDELGDARGFSLDSPKSRAPKIEALREASDRNSADRNSARQSWSGQSSAGR; encoded by the coding sequence ATGGCGAACAGCGGGAACCCGGTGGCGAAACTCCGCGCCTGGTGGGCGCACCGGCAGTGGCTGGACGGCACCCGGGCGGGCGCCTCGGCCGCCGAGGCGCTGGCCGCGACCGGCTGGGCACGCTCGGTGGGCGGCGCCGCGCCGTACCTGGGGCTGTTCGCCCGGACGGGCCTGGGGCGGGAGGCGGTGGACGCGGCGGTGGCCGGCTTGGAGATCCACGAGCTGCCCTCGGCCCGCGGCTGCACCTACGTCCTGCCCGCGCAGGACTTCGCGCTGGGGCTGGCGGCCGGCGCCGGGGCGCCCGAGGCGGACATCGCCTCCGCGGTCAAGCACCTGGGGGTGACCCGGGACGAGATCGAGAAGCTCTGCCTGACGATCGCCCAGATCCTGCCCGAGGAAGGGCCGATGGACCCGCCGGCGATCCGCGAGGCGGCCGGGTCGGCGGTGCGGAGCCTGGGCGAGGCGGGCAAGAAGCGCGGCCAGTCGACCACGCTGCCGCTCGCCCTCGGGCTGCTGCAGTCCCGCGGCCGGATCCGCCGGGTGCCGGTGAACGGGCGGCTGGACCAGCAGCGCTACGGGTACGTCGGCTGGGACCAGCCGGTGCGCGGGTCGGCGGCGGAGCTGGCGGAGCGGTACTTCGCCTGGGCGGCGCCGGCCTCGGTGAAGCACTTCCGCTGGTTCTCCGGGTTCACGGCGGCGACCGCCAAGGCGGCGCTCGGCCCGCTGGACCTGGTCGAGCTGCCCGGCACCGACCTCCTGATGCCCGCCGAACTGGCCGACGCCTTCGAGGACTTCACCCCGCCGGCCGAGCCCGCCTACGCGCTGCTGGCGGGCATCGACGGGATCCACCTGCTGCACCGCGACCTGCCGCGGCTGCTCGACGAGGCCGACGCCGAGCGCCCGACCCCGGCCGCCCGCGCGGGCCGCAGCTTCGGCACCGAGGCCGATCCGCAGAGCCACGTGGTGGTCGACCGGGGCCGGATCGTCGGCCTGTGGGAGTACGACACCGAGCAGCGGGAGATCGTGCACCAGCTGTTCGTCCCGGCCGACGCCGCGCTGCGGGAGGCGATCGCCCGGACCGAGGCGTTCGTCCGGGACGAGCTGGGCGATGCCCGCGGCTTCAGCCTGGACTCGCCGAAGAGCCGCGCGCCGAAGATCGAGGCGCTGCGGGAGGCGTCCGACCGGAATTCGGCCGACCGGAATTCGGCCCGACAGAGTTGGTCCGGTCAGAGTTCGGCGGGCAGGTAG
- a CDS encoding tyrosine-protein phosphatase — MTDRAPDATTAALAATVTTTAALADLPVVPDVPAVPNFRDAGGGLLRAGLLYRSGGLHGLAPEGARRIGELGIRTVVDLRSELERSVWPDRRDGFDAEHLHLPLLPERTAEAPSWPSDQRALYLLMAESGGQAIAGTVRALATGHPVLVHCAVGKDRTGLTVAVVHRLAGLPEAEITADFLRSNRALGLHDGPVPYLDEHGRERISQPVEETNLHAALAHIEARHGGVEGYLLAHGATEADLAAVRTLLSA; from the coding sequence ATGACCGACCGCGCGCCCGACGCCACCACCGCCGCCCTCGCCGCCACCGTCACCACCACCGCCGCCCTCGCCGACCTCCCCGTGGTTCCCGATGTCCCCGCCGTCCCGAACTTCCGCGACGCCGGCGGCGGGCTGCTCCGCGCCGGTCTGCTGTACCGCTCCGGCGGGCTGCACGGCCTGGCGCCGGAGGGCGCGCGCCGGATCGGGGAGTTGGGCATCCGGACGGTCGTCGACCTGCGGTCGGAGCTGGAGCGCTCGGTCTGGCCGGACCGGCGCGACGGGTTCGACGCCGAGCACCTGCACCTGCCGCTGCTGCCGGAGCGCACCGCCGAGGCGCCGTCCTGGCCTTCGGACCAGCGCGCCCTCTACCTGCTGATGGCCGAGTCCGGCGGCCAGGCGATCGCCGGGACGGTCCGGGCGCTGGCCACCGGTCACCCGGTGCTCGTCCACTGCGCGGTGGGCAAGGACCGGACCGGCCTCACGGTGGCGGTGGTCCACCGGCTGGCCGGCCTGCCGGAGGCCGAGATCACCGCGGACTTCCTCCGCTCCAACCGGGCCCTCGGCCTGCACGACGGGCCCGTCCCGTACCTGGACGAGCACGGCCGCGAGCGGATCTCCCAGCCGGTCGAGGAGACCAACCTGCACGCCGCCCTGGCCCACATCGAGGCCCGCCACGGCGGCGTGGAGGGCTACCTCCTCGCCCACGGCGCCACCGAGGCCGACCTGGCCGCCGTCCGCACGCTGCTCTCCGCGTGA
- a CDS encoding transglutaminase family protein, which yields MDTAPATPEPRDRAAGQPAADPFATGPLSAASADPAAYLAADAVIDHDHPAIRERAAGLRRDGVAETARAAFEFVRDEVAHSADIGRWSGAYRASEVLARGDAICHGKAHLLAALLRAQGIPAGLCYQKLEVLHGLVAVHWPGSGWVRLDPRGNIPGLVDSRFATDPAEERTAWPSDPEKDEYHYPTVHPTVPPVLLAGLARTRPGAGGYDYLPAEL from the coding sequence ATGGACACCGCTCCCGCCACCCCGGAACCACGCGACCGCGCCGCCGGGCAGCCCGCCGCCGACCCGTTCGCCACCGGCCCGCTCAGCGCCGCCTCCGCCGACCCCGCCGCCTACCTGGCCGCCGACGCGGTGATCGACCACGACCACCCCGCGATCCGCGAACGCGCCGCCGGCCTGCGCCGCGACGGCGTGGCGGAGACCGCCCGGGCCGCCTTCGAGTTCGTCCGCGACGAGGTCGCCCACTCCGCCGACATCGGCCGCTGGAGCGGCGCGTACCGGGCTTCCGAGGTACTCGCCCGGGGCGACGCGATCTGCCACGGCAAGGCCCACCTGCTCGCCGCCCTGCTGCGCGCCCAGGGCATCCCGGCCGGCCTGTGTTACCAGAAGCTGGAGGTGCTGCACGGGCTCGTCGCCGTGCACTGGCCCGGCAGCGGCTGGGTGCGGCTCGACCCGCGCGGCAACATCCCCGGCCTGGTCGACAGCCGGTTCGCCACCGACCCCGCCGAGGAGCGGACCGCCTGGCCCAGCGACCCGGAGAAGGACGAGTACCACTACCCCACCGTCCACCCGACCGTGCCGCCGGTGCTGCTCGCCGGCCTCGCCCGGACGCGTCCCGGCGCCGGCGGGTACGACTACCTGCCCGCCGAACTCTGA
- a CDS encoding SDR family oxidoreductase: MSEVVLITGAGRGIGAATALLAARRGYRVCVNYRADEESADAVVREIRDGGGTALAVRADVSRASEVERLFRTVDEELGPLTALVNNAGTLEEQCRLDALDEDRLARIWAANITGPFLCAGAAVRRMSTRYGGSGGAIVNVSSAASRLGSPNEYVDYAASKGALDSMTRGLALEVAAEGIRVNAVRPGLIHTGIHALGGEPGRVDRLGPDLPMGRGGQPEEIAESIMFLLSPASSYTTGAFVDLAGGR; encoded by the coding sequence ATGTCCGAGGTCGTGCTGATCACCGGTGCCGGGCGCGGGATCGGCGCCGCCACCGCCCTGCTGGCGGCCCGGCGCGGCTACCGGGTCTGCGTCAACTACCGGGCGGACGAGGAGTCCGCGGACGCCGTGGTGCGGGAGATCCGGGACGGCGGGGGCACCGCGCTCGCGGTCCGGGCGGACGTCAGCCGGGCGAGTGAGGTGGAGCGGCTGTTCCGTACCGTCGACGAGGAACTCGGCCCCCTCACGGCGCTGGTCAACAACGCGGGCACGCTGGAGGAGCAGTGCCGGCTGGACGCGTTGGACGAGGACCGGCTGGCCAGGATCTGGGCGGCCAACATCACCGGCCCGTTCCTCTGCGCGGGCGCGGCGGTCCGCCGGATGTCCACCCGGTACGGCGGGAGCGGCGGGGCGATCGTCAACGTCTCCTCGGCGGCGTCCCGGCTGGGCTCGCCCAACGAGTACGTGGACTACGCGGCCTCCAAGGGCGCGCTGGACTCGATGACCCGGGGCCTGGCCCTGGAGGTCGCCGCCGAGGGCATCCGGGTGAACGCGGTGCGGCCCGGCCTGATCCACACCGGCATCCACGCGCTCGGCGGCGAGCCGGGCCGGGTGGACCGGCTCGGTCCGGACCTGCCGATGGGCCGGGGCGGCCAGCCGGAGGAGATCGCGGAGTCGATCATGTTCCTGCTCTCGCCCGCCTCCTCGTACACCACCGGGGCCTTCGTGGACCTCGCGGGCGGGCGCTGA
- a CDS encoding DNA polymerase beta superfamily protein, with amino-acid sequence MHVLLSGIVGSTAYGLAHAGSDIDRLGLFAAPTTEFHGLHRPAESHVSTAPDRTLHEAAKWCRLALGGNPTASELVWLPEDLYEVRTPLGEELIAIRRSFLAARTVRNSYLGYATQQFRKMTTRDQDDPTGRARAAKNARHLVRLVEQGLALHETGHMVIRLADPDRVRELGERFAERPADAQALLAAAEARFDRPGALPDQPDEAPAEAWLRRVRAAHLTPVG; translated from the coding sequence GTGCACGTCCTGCTCTCCGGCATCGTCGGCTCCACCGCGTACGGCCTCGCCCACGCCGGCTCCGACATCGACCGGCTCGGCCTGTTCGCCGCACCGACCACCGAGTTTCACGGCCTGCACCGGCCCGCCGAGTCGCACGTCAGCACCGCCCCCGACCGCACCCTGCACGAGGCGGCCAAGTGGTGCCGCCTCGCCCTCGGCGGCAACCCGACCGCCTCCGAACTGGTCTGGCTGCCCGAGGACCTCTACGAGGTGCGCACCCCGCTCGGCGAGGAGCTCATCGCCATCCGTCGCTCCTTCCTCGCCGCCCGGACCGTCCGCAACTCCTATCTCGGGTACGCCACCCAGCAGTTCAGGAAGATGACCACCCGCGACCAGGACGACCCGACCGGCCGCGCCCGGGCCGCCAAGAACGCCCGGCACCTGGTCCGGCTGGTCGAGCAGGGGCTCGCCCTGCACGAGACCGGGCACATGGTGATCCGGCTGGCCGACCCCGACCGGGTCCGCGAGCTCGGCGAGCGGTTCGCCGAGCGGCCCGCCGACGCCCAGGCCCTGCTGGCCGCGGCCGAGGCCCGCTTCGACCGGCCGGGCGCGCTGCCCGACCAGCCCGACGAGGCCCCCGCCGAGGCCTGGCTGCGCCGCGTCCGGGCCGCCCACCTCACCCCGGTCGGGTAG
- a CDS encoding HAD family hydrolase, which produces MKRCRLVATDLDGTLLRDDRALSARTRRALGLASAAGAEVVLVTARPPRFVDALAEAHGLTGTAVCSNGALVYDIASRTVISSRTLSVGLARRIAGSLAQALPGIGFAVETGHRVLHAPGYGLRLPEDSGAEFAVAALDDLWSAGAPVVKLLAWSPVFDADAMVAAAGHAVGPVAHVTHSGGTGLLEISAAGVTKADTLSALCAERGIEAAEVVAFGDMPNDLSVLHWAGAGYAVANAHPTVLSAVARHTASNEEDGVAAVLERLFTA; this is translated from the coding sequence ATGAAACGATGCCGCCTGGTCGCCACCGATCTCGACGGAACCCTGCTCCGCGACGACCGGGCGCTCTCGGCCCGGACCCGGCGGGCCCTGGGCCTCGCCTCCGCGGCCGGGGCGGAGGTCGTCCTCGTGACCGCCCGGCCTCCCCGGTTCGTCGACGCGCTCGCCGAGGCCCACGGATTGACCGGTACGGCGGTGTGCAGCAACGGCGCCCTGGTCTACGACATCGCGTCCCGCACCGTGATCAGTTCGCGCACGCTGTCCGTCGGCCTCGCCCGCCGGATAGCCGGTTCCCTGGCGCAGGCCCTGCCCGGGATCGGATTCGCCGTCGAGACGGGACACCGGGTGCTGCACGCCCCGGGGTACGGACTGCGCCTTCCCGAGGATTCCGGCGCGGAGTTCGCGGTGGCGGCCCTCGACGATCTGTGGTCGGCCGGTGCCCCGGTCGTGAAACTCCTCGCCTGGTCCCCCGTGTTCGACGCCGACGCCATGGTGGCCGCCGCCGGGCACGCGGTCGGCCCGGTCGCGCACGTCACCCACTCCGGCGGGACGGGGCTGCTGGAGATCAGTGCGGCGGGCGTGACCAAGGCGGACACCCTGTCCGCGCTCTGCGCCGAACGCGGGATCGAGGCCGCCGAGGTGGTCGCCTTCGGGGACATGCCCAACGACCTGTCCGTCCTCCACTGGGCGGGCGCCGGCTACGCGGTCGCCAACGCCCACCCCACCGTGCTGTCCGCGGTGGCGCGGCACACCGCGTCCAACGAGGAGGACGGCGTGGCGGCCGTCCTGGAGCGGCTCTTCACGGCCTGA
- a CDS encoding SRPBCC family protein: MAEIAMQIDIAASRAKVLAALDTHEGLTSWWTTGVGRDGDDLLFDFPDVPEPFRLRRDRADEDRVAWTSVGAFPPHWADTTVTWDLFDHPDDPHRTRLLFRHLGWSKDAEPGVPMVAGTWAELLVRLKDYLQSGKVQPYFVPEPHRRHDQG, translated from the coding sequence ATGGCCGAGATCGCGATGCAGATCGACATCGCCGCGTCGCGTGCCAAGGTACTGGCGGCGCTGGACACCCACGAGGGCCTGACCTCATGGTGGACCACCGGCGTCGGCCGGGACGGCGACGACCTGCTCTTCGACTTCCCGGACGTCCCCGAGCCCTTCCGGCTGCGCCGGGACCGCGCGGACGAGGACCGGGTCGCCTGGACCAGCGTCGGTGCCTTCCCCCCGCACTGGGCGGACACCACCGTGACCTGGGACCTGTTCGACCACCCGGACGACCCGCACCGCACCCGCCTGCTCTTCCGCCACCTCGGCTGGAGCAAGGACGCCGAGCCGGGCGTCCCGATGGTCGCCGGCACCTGGGCCGAGCTGCTGGTCCGGCTCAAGGACTACCTGCAGAGCGGCAAGGTCCAGCCGTACTTCGTGCCGGAGCCGCACCGCCGGCACGACCAGGGCTGA
- a CDS encoding TIGR02452 family protein — protein sequence MSSRLHHVAAENEEIADRGGYRTPGGRPVEIAALLAAARAGTVSYAPTGEIAPPAETTETAETTGARPRGPLTGPVEVTAEGSMEAARRLVAAGGERVAVLNFASARNPGGGYLRGAKAQEEDVCRTALLYRCLLEAPDYYEAHRASDDLRYSHRVIWSPDVPVIRDGRGELLAEPYTVSFLTSPAPNAGQLQLRSGGRPVDVAEVLVERAGRVLAVAAAHGARELVLGAWGCGVFRNDPAVVAEAFERALAEYGAAFERVVFAVWDRAKPSANRTAFETRFGS from the coding sequence ATGAGCAGCCGATTGCACCACGTAGCCGCCGAGAACGAGGAGATCGCCGACCGGGGCGGCTACCGGACCCCGGGTGGCCGGCCGGTGGAGATCGCCGCCCTCCTGGCGGCGGCCCGGGCCGGGACGGTGTCCTACGCCCCGACCGGGGAGATCGCCCCTCCCGCCGAGACCACCGAGACCGCCGAGACCACCGGGGCCCGCCCGCGCGGCCCGCTGACCGGGCCGGTGGAGGTCACGGCCGAGGGCAGCATGGAGGCCGCGCGGCGGCTGGTCGCAGCGGGCGGGGAGCGGGTCGCGGTGCTCAACTTCGCCTCCGCGCGCAACCCGGGCGGCGGCTACCTGCGCGGGGCCAAGGCCCAGGAGGAGGACGTCTGCCGGACGGCCCTGCTCTACCGCTGCCTGCTGGAGGCGCCGGACTACTACGAGGCCCACCGCGCCTCCGACGACCTGCGGTACAGCCACCGGGTGATCTGGTCCCCGGACGTCCCGGTGATCAGGGACGGGCGGGGCGAGCTCCTCGCGGAGCCGTACACGGTGTCCTTCCTGACCTCACCGGCCCCCAACGCCGGCCAGCTGCAGCTCCGTTCGGGCGGGCGGCCGGTGGACGTGGCCGAGGTGCTGGTGGAGCGGGCCGGCCGGGTGCTGGCGGTGGCGGCCGCGCACGGGGCGCGGGAACTGGTGCTGGGCGCCTGGGGCTGCGGGGTGTTCCGCAACGACCCGGCGGTGGTGGCCGAGGCCTTCGAGCGGGCACTGGCCGAGTACGGCGCGGCCTTCGAACGGGTGGTCTTCGCGGTCTGGGACCGGGCGAAGCCCTCGGCCAACCGGACGGCGTTCGAGACCCGGTTCGGCAGCTAA